In Fibrobacter sp. UWR2, the following are encoded in one genomic region:
- the frr gene encoding ribosome recycling factor, with amino-acid sequence MADYNEKMDKAIEATEREFAKVRAGKATPAILNDVRVDYYGTPTPISQVAKVSVPEPRMLLVTPWEKTMVDPIEKAILAANIGLTPMKDGNCIRVSLPILTTERRQELAKIVRKHAEEGRVAIRNIRRDANDAIKKNKDLPEDEVKKQQDEIQKATDKAIAQIDALLAEKEADILKV; translated from the coding sequence ATGGCAGATTATAACGAAAAAATGGACAAGGCCATCGAGGCCACCGAACGTGAATTTGCGAAGGTCCGCGCCGGCAAGGCGACCCCTGCAATCCTGAACGACGTGCGCGTTGACTACTACGGCACTCCGACCCCGATTTCGCAGGTGGCAAAGGTTTCTGTGCCCGAACCGCGCATGCTCCTCGTGACCCCGTGGGAAAAGACCATGGTGGACCCGATCGAGAAGGCTATTCTCGCTGCGAATATCGGCCTTACCCCGATGAAGGACGGCAACTGCATCCGCGTGTCGCTCCCGATTCTCACGACCGAACGCCGCCAGGAACTTGCGAAGATCGTGCGCAAGCATGCTGAAGAAGGCCGTGTGGCCATCCGTAACATCCGCCGCGATGCCAATGATGCCATCAAGAAGAACAAGGACCTGCCCGAAGACGAAGTCAAGAAGCAGCAGGACGAAATCCAGAAGGCGACCGACAAGGCTATCGCGCAGATTGACGCCCTTCTCGCCGAGAAGGAAGCGGACATCCTCAAGGTGTAG
- a CDS encoding phosphatidate cytidylyltransferase, producing MSNLAQRLITAFIAIPIVFFLLWFCDYSRIGLMCFLAGVGAWEWAGMASKMYKGPDMRYLSFASSLALTLAWALSKGDYFGLPAVPYVVGMTFLVIFAIYIGIAYAKVEIDHLFPWLVMQLGAPLYIGLWGGMNALMMGNGQGFEHCYPFILVMTSMWLCDTVAYFFGKFAAGKGPFGRHPFAPSISPKKTWEGSIAGSIATIAWVAYWVKCSAALSSFNIDFNWGIAIAIGVLLTVAGQAGDLLMSALKRWSGTKDSGNLFVGHGGVLDRCDSFFLAAPALYLLLDFLKNIA from the coding sequence ATGAGTAATCTGGCTCAGCGTTTGATAACGGCGTTTATCGCCATACCGATAGTGTTTTTCCTGCTGTGGTTCTGCGACTACAGCCGTATCGGGCTGATGTGCTTCCTGGCGGGCGTAGGTGCCTGGGAATGGGCGGGCATGGCATCCAAGATGTACAAGGGTCCCGACATGCGGTACCTCTCCTTTGCATCGTCCCTCGCGTTGACGCTGGCCTGGGCGCTTTCGAAGGGCGACTACTTCGGACTCCCCGCTGTTCCGTATGTAGTCGGCATGACGTTCCTTGTAATCTTTGCAATCTATATCGGTATTGCCTATGCGAAGGTGGAAATCGACCACCTGTTCCCCTGGCTCGTGATGCAGCTCGGCGCTCCCCTGTACATTGGTCTCTGGGGTGGCATGAACGCTCTCATGATGGGTAACGGCCAGGGCTTCGAACACTGCTATCCGTTTATCCTCGTGATGACCTCCATGTGGCTCTGCGACACGGTGGCGTACTTCTTCGGCAAGTTTGCGGCAGGCAAGGGCCCCTTCGGGAGGCACCCGTTTGCTCCGAGCATCAGCCCCAAGAAGACTTGGGAAGGTAGCATTGCCGGTTCCATCGCGACTATCGCGTGGGTGGCCTACTGGGTCAAGTGCAGCGCGGCTCTCTCCAGCTTCAATATCGACTTCAACTGGGGTATTGCCATTGCGATTGGCGTGCTGCTCACTGTCGCGGGCCAGGCAGGCGACCTCTTGATGAGTGCCCTCAAGCGTTGGAGCGGTACGAAGGATTCGGGTAACCTGTTCGTGGGGCATGGTGGCGTGCTCGACCGCTGCGACTCCTTCTTCCTCGCGGCTCCCGCACTCTACCTGCTTCTGGATTTTCTCAAGAACATAGCTTAG
- a CDS encoding alpha/beta hydrolase → MKKIILASCLLAAATAFAQFGGFGGPQGGGSVPDADKTADVNYAGDGKTYHTLDIYIPKEAKDSYPVVIHTYGSAWSMNNMKGSADLSTICAAYAKAGYAVVTPNHRSASDAIYPAQLHDIKAVVRFVRGNAAKYKFDTNFVAVSGFSSGGHLSSLVATTCGLKEGKSGSVTVDLVGNLGEFTSFSSCVDGAVLWSPPTDIYTMNPISIGGSGTMEGAFIGVEREGNKDKWMVASSPYYASDDDPPVIIFHGTKDQVVNIEQSKELYDSLKHHNVVVELDTVPNGEHGGNVMYATENLNKAVAFLDKAREAKAAAAVVPPDTSKQDTSVTDTSKTDTLPPDTQSIAIHSMRVPMLAPVSYSVYSLDGTLVSRSSVLNKQALRPGVYYVVSKYNTGERKMFRIVKR, encoded by the coding sequence ATGAAGAAAATAATTTTGGCCTCGTGCCTGTTGGCCGCGGCGACGGCGTTCGCCCAATTTGGCGGTTTCGGTGGCCCTCAAGGTGGCGGCAGTGTGCCGGATGCCGACAAGACGGCCGACGTGAACTACGCTGGCGACGGAAAAACTTACCATACGCTGGACATTTACATTCCCAAGGAAGCGAAGGATTCATATCCGGTGGTCATCCATACTTACGGCAGCGCCTGGAGCATGAACAACATGAAAGGCTCCGCGGACTTGAGCACTATCTGTGCGGCTTATGCCAAGGCGGGCTATGCCGTCGTGACTCCGAACCATCGTTCGGCAAGCGATGCCATATATCCGGCGCAGTTGCACGACATCAAGGCCGTGGTGCGCTTTGTCCGTGGCAATGCGGCCAAGTACAAGTTCGACACGAATTTTGTGGCCGTTTCCGGGTTTTCTTCGGGTGGTCACCTTTCGAGCCTTGTGGCGACGACTTGCGGTTTGAAAGAGGGCAAGTCTGGCTCGGTGACCGTTGATTTGGTCGGCAATCTCGGTGAATTCACGTCGTTCAGCAGCTGCGTCGATGGAGCCGTTCTCTGGTCTCCTCCGACCGACATCTACACGATGAATCCCATCAGCATTGGCGGTTCCGGTACAATGGAAGGCGCCTTCATTGGTGTGGAACGCGAGGGCAACAAGGACAAATGGATGGTCGCAAGTTCGCCGTACTATGCGAGCGACGACGATCCGCCGGTTATCATTTTCCACGGAACTAAAGACCAGGTTGTGAACATCGAACAGAGCAAGGAACTTTACGACTCTCTCAAGCATCACAATGTGGTGGTGGAATTGGACACGGTGCCGAACGGTGAGCATGGCGGCAACGTGATGTACGCAACCGAAAACCTGAACAAGGCGGTCGCCTTCTTGGATAAGGCTCGCGAGGCCAAGGCCGCTGCCGCCGTAGTCCCGCCGGATACAAGCAAGCAGGATACGAGCGTGACTGATACGTCCAAGACGGATACGTTGCCGCCTGATACGCAGTCCATCGCAATTCACTCAATGCGCGTACCCATGCTTGCGCCGGTTTCTTACTCGGTGTATTCGCTTGACGGTACCTTGGTCTCGCGCTCTTCCGTGCTCAACAAGCAAGCGCTCAGGCCGGGCGTCTACTACGTGGTGTCGAAGTACAACACGGGTGAACGCAAGATGTTCCGTATCGTGAAGCGCTAG
- a CDS encoding electron transfer flavoprotein subunit alpha/FixB family protein, which translates to MNNVFVYCEIEGTTVVDVSLELLSKGRKLANTLGVQLECICAGKGLDGIEKQVFPYGVDKVHVFDAEGLFPYTTNPHASLVVNLFKEEQPQICLLGATVIGRDLGPRISSAMHSGLTADCTELEIDSFEMSIGGVKKFYENQLCQIRPAFGGNIVATIVNPEHRPQMATVREGVMKKEIVDPNYKGEVIKHDVAKYVPETEYVVKVLERHVEKAKHNLKGAPIVVAGGYGMGSKENFDMLFELAKELHAEVGASRAAIDAGFADHDRQIGQTGVTVRPKVYIACGISGQIQHLAGMQDSGIIISVNSDPDAPINAIADYVINGTVEEVIPKMIKYYKANNK; encoded by the coding sequence ATGAATAACGTATTTGTATATTGCGAAATTGAGGGCACGACCGTTGTCGATGTTTCCCTCGAACTTTTGTCCAAGGGCCGCAAGCTCGCCAACACGCTCGGCGTTCAGCTCGAATGCATCTGCGCAGGCAAGGGCCTCGACGGAATCGAAAAGCAGGTGTTCCCCTACGGTGTGGACAAGGTCCATGTGTTCGACGCCGAAGGGCTCTTCCCCTACACCACCAACCCGCACGCTTCTCTCGTGGTGAACCTCTTCAAGGAAGAGCAGCCGCAGATTTGCCTGCTCGGTGCAACGGTGATTGGCCGTGACTTAGGCCCGCGTATTTCCAGCGCCATGCACAGCGGCCTTACCGCCGACTGTACCGAACTCGAAATCGACAGCTTCGAAATGAGCATCGGCGGCGTGAAGAAGTTCTACGAAAACCAGCTCTGCCAGATTCGCCCGGCGTTCGGCGGCAACATCGTCGCTACCATCGTGAACCCGGAACACCGCCCGCAGATGGCGACGGTGCGCGAAGGCGTGATGAAGAAGGAAATCGTGGACCCGAACTACAAGGGCGAAGTCATCAAGCACGACGTGGCCAAGTACGTGCCGGAAACGGAATACGTGGTCAAGGTGCTCGAACGCCATGTGGAAAAGGCCAAGCACAACCTCAAGGGCGCACCCATCGTGGTGGCCGGTGGTTATGGCATGGGCTCCAAGGAAAACTTCGACATGCTGTTCGAACTGGCGAAGGAACTCCACGCCGAAGTGGGCGCAAGCCGTGCCGCTATCGACGCGGGCTTTGCCGATCATGACCGCCAGATTGGCCAGACCGGCGTGACCGTACGCCCGAAGGTGTATATCGCCTGCGGTATCTCCGGCCAGATTCAGCACCTCGCCGGCATGCAGGATTCAGGAATCATCATCTCCGTGAACTCCGACCCCGACGCCCCGATCAACGCTATCGCTGACTACGTGATCAACGGCACCGTCGAAGAGGTCATCCCGAAGATGATCAAGTATTACAAGGCAAACAACAAGTAG
- a CDS encoding M6 family metalloprotease domain-containing protein — translation MKNRISLFCLALFALHSALFADIVYQGKRVAAWPDEATPTFDNSRGLLKAIATQEKSHYAAPKGKIYSLTLLVDFTDKVAPVTINEVEDWLNKEGFNRDGCNGSVRDYYLDVSNGQLDLTNEVYGWYRAKHPKSWYEGLQGYSGSDSLMKEVFDYFDPQVDFSRYDNDKDGTTEAINIVYAGAGEVWGQGLWPHSGWSSERRDGVKLTHHQMTDMPGTFSIYVFVHESGHMIFGWPDLYWYGDYCTMGNRPSDKNPVAINDFYRADQGWIPFVDITSEDVNNATVLEVSKPGEFCYRYKNPERPEKEGLVWSYVQNTGRNKVLKGSGLLMQHYDFSIDGNSASDKLGLRIVHASSQGKSSDIEPNQWPDPGSTANTFFKSGTYSGFSDDAYPAIRWYSGSKTGLKITDIGTPGETLTFCIGENCSDPVSSSSSEPEQFSSSSVAPETSSSSSAPEISSSSSSTARIIISNIEKNGNGKPGNRIFNVLGQPVGARNANGTLPDLPKGIYVEIK, via the coding sequence ATGAAAAACAGGATTTCACTCTTCTGCCTTGCGCTATTTGCGCTTCACTCGGCACTCTTCGCCGACATCGTGTATCAAGGAAAAAGGGTCGCCGCATGGCCCGATGAGGCTACACCCACGTTCGACAACTCCCGTGGGCTGTTAAAGGCCATCGCGACACAGGAAAAAAGCCACTACGCCGCACCCAAGGGTAAAATATATAGTCTTACCCTGCTCGTGGACTTTACAGACAAAGTAGCGCCAGTCACCATCAACGAAGTCGAGGACTGGCTCAACAAGGAAGGCTTCAACAGGGATGGCTGTAACGGTTCCGTGCGCGACTACTACCTCGACGTCTCCAACGGGCAGCTGGACCTCACCAACGAAGTCTACGGCTGGTACCGTGCGAAGCACCCTAAATCCTGGTACGAAGGTTTGCAAGGGTACTCGGGATCGGATTCCCTCATGAAAGAGGTTTTTGACTACTTCGATCCGCAAGTCGATTTTTCACGCTACGACAACGACAAGGACGGCACCACCGAAGCCATAAATATTGTCTATGCCGGAGCCGGAGAAGTATGGGGTCAGGGACTGTGGCCGCATTCCGGATGGTCATCGGAAAGAAGGGATGGCGTCAAGCTGACGCACCACCAGATGACGGACATGCCGGGCACATTTTCGATATACGTATTCGTACACGAAAGCGGGCACATGATCTTCGGCTGGCCCGACCTCTATTGGTACGGGGACTATTGCACCATGGGCAATAGACCGAGCGACAAGAACCCCGTCGCCATCAATGACTTCTACCGCGCGGACCAGGGCTGGATTCCGTTTGTGGACATTACAAGCGAAGACGTAAACAACGCAACTGTTCTTGAAGTTTCCAAGCCCGGCGAATTCTGCTACCGCTACAAGAACCCCGAAAGGCCTGAAAAAGAAGGGCTCGTCTGGTCGTACGTGCAAAATACGGGCCGAAACAAGGTCCTCAAAGGCAGTGGGCTCCTGATGCAGCATTACGATTTTTCCATTGATGGGAATTCCGCCTCGGACAAACTCGGCTTGAGAATCGTACATGCGAGTTCTCAGGGCAAGTCAAGCGACATCGAGCCCAACCAGTGGCCGGATCCTGGAAGCACGGCGAACACGTTCTTCAAGAGCGGAACCTATTCTGGATTTTCGGACGACGCCTACCCCGCTATCCGTTGGTACAGCGGTTCCAAGACAGGACTCAAAATCACAGACATCGGGACACCTGGAGAAACGCTCACGTTCTGCATCGGTGAAAACTGCTCCGACCCGGTTTCAAGCTCGTCTAGCGAACCGGAACAGTTCTCGTCAAGTTCTGTGGCCCCAGAAACATCGTCTAGTTCCAGCGCACCGGAAATTTCCAGCAGTTCCAGCAGCACGGCCCGCATTATCATTTCGAACATCGAAAAAAATGGGAATGGCAAGCCCGGGAACAGGATTTTTAACGTGCTCGGCCAGCCCGTAGGGGCGCGCAACGCCAACGGCACCCTCCCCGACCTGCCCAAGGGTATTTACGTGGAAATAAAATAG
- a CDS encoding isoprenyl transferase: protein MGNELRHVAIIMDGNGRWARSRGLERFLGHRKGTQATIDAVEVGVNLKLEHMTLYVFSSENWGRPSKEVDYLMNLLIEMVVKEIPDLMEKNVKLKVIGNMDRLPEKPRASLQSAIDMTANNTGMQLNLAISYGGRQEIVDATKSIAAQVAAGTLKVEDIDENLFARNLYLKGAPDPDLVIRTGGEFRLSNYLLWQAAYSEFYVTDTLWPDFTQEEFMKAVEFFKTRERRFGKVLHE, encoded by the coding sequence GTGGGTAACGAACTTCGACATGTGGCCATTATCATGGATGGTAATGGCCGTTGGGCTAGGAGCCGCGGGCTCGAACGTTTTCTGGGCCACCGTAAGGGGACCCAGGCGACTATCGACGCGGTGGAGGTTGGCGTAAACCTTAAGCTCGAGCACATGACTCTCTATGTGTTCAGTTCCGAAAACTGGGGCCGCCCGAGCAAGGAGGTGGATTACCTGATGAATCTCCTCATCGAGATGGTGGTGAAGGAAATCCCCGACCTCATGGAAAAGAACGTAAAGCTCAAGGTTATCGGGAACATGGACCGACTGCCCGAAAAACCGCGCGCAAGTCTGCAGTCCGCAATCGACATGACCGCAAACAATACGGGTATGCAACTGAACCTTGCCATTTCCTATGGTGGTAGGCAAGAGATTGTGGATGCAACGAAGTCCATTGCGGCCCAGGTGGCTGCAGGAACGCTCAAGGTCGAGGATATCGACGAAAACCTGTTCGCAAGGAACTTGTATTTGAAGGGTGCGCCCGACCCGGATCTCGTTATCCGTACGGGCGGTGAATTTAGACTTTCGAACTACCTCCTCTGGCAGGCTGCCTACAGCGAGTTCTACGTGACGGACACGCTGTGGCCCGACTTCACTCAGGAAGAGTTCATGAAGGCTGTCGAGTTTTTCAAGACACGGGAACGGAGATTTGGGAAGGTGTTGCATGAGTAA
- a CDS encoding electron transfer flavoprotein subunit beta/FixA family protein — protein MSLKIVVLAKQVPDTRNVGPDAMTEQGTINRAALPAVFNPEDLNALEQALRLKDQFPGSTISVLTMGLPKSAEVVREALYRGADEGFVVTDRPLGGADTLATSYTLAQAVKKIGDYDIILGGRQAIDGDTAQVGPQIAEKLGLTQVTYAEEILSLDEKARKVVIRRHIDGGVETVEAPLPLVVTVNGSAAPCRPRNAKRLMKFKNATVVAERKPEDAEKYEALIAKKPYLNIPQWGAADIDADPAQIGKAGSPTNVKAVKNIVFKAKESRTLTASDADVEGLIKELLDGKIIG, from the coding sequence ATGAGTCTTAAAATCGTTGTGCTTGCTAAGCAAGTACCTGATACACGAAACGTGGGCCCCGATGCCATGACGGAGCAGGGAACCATCAATCGTGCCGCATTGCCCGCGGTCTTCAACCCCGAAGACCTGAACGCCCTGGAGCAAGCCCTTCGTTTGAAGGACCAGTTCCCGGGTTCCACCATCTCTGTGCTGACGATGGGTCTCCCGAAGTCTGCCGAAGTCGTCCGCGAAGCTCTGTACCGCGGTGCCGACGAGGGTTTCGTGGTGACGGACCGCCCGCTCGGTGGTGCAGACACTCTCGCCACGAGCTACACGCTCGCCCAGGCCGTCAAGAAGATTGGCGACTACGACATCATTCTCGGTGGCCGCCAGGCTATCGACGGCGATACCGCACAGGTCGGTCCGCAGATTGCAGAAAAGCTCGGCCTCACCCAGGTGACCTACGCCGAAGAAATCCTCTCCCTCGACGAAAAGGCCCGCAAGGTCGTGATCCGCCGCCACATCGACGGTGGCGTGGAAACGGTGGAAGCACCGCTCCCGCTGGTCGTGACCGTGAACGGAAGTGCGGCCCCGTGCCGTCCGCGCAACGCAAAGCGCCTCATGAAGTTCAAGAACGCAACTGTGGTTGCCGAACGCAAGCCGGAAGATGCCGAAAAGTACGAAGCCCTCATCGCGAAGAAGCCCTACCTGAACATTCCGCAGTGGGGTGCCGCCGACATCGACGCAGACCCTGCCCAGATCGGTAAGGCCGGTTCGCCGACGAACGTGAAGGCTGTCAAGAACATCGTGTTCAAGGCGAAGGAAAGCCGCACGCTCACCGCAAGCGACGCCGACGTCGAAGGACTTATCAAGGAACTTTTAGACGGGAAGATTATTGGCTAG
- the pyrH gene encoding UMP kinase — protein MKFKRILLKLSGEALAGEKGHGIDNVILSDMASEIASIVKQGVQVALVIGGGNLVRGISASAGGMNRAQGDAMGMLGTVMNGLAMQDALDKQGIDSVVMSAIRMEPVCEFFDRRKALKLLSAGSVVIFSAGTGNPFFTTDSCAALRAIESECDVIMKATKVDGIYTADPVKDPTATRFDDISYKEVISRGLKVMDTAAVALCMENDMPIFVFKMEKGNLTRAAIEGDLGTLVHC, from the coding sequence ATGAAATTTAAACGCATTCTCCTGAAACTCAGTGGCGAAGCCCTCGCAGGCGAAAAGGGCCACGGTATCGATAACGTTATACTTTCCGACATGGCGAGCGAAATTGCCTCCATCGTCAAGCAGGGCGTGCAGGTCGCGCTCGTAATTGGTGGTGGTAACCTTGTTCGCGGTATTTCCGCCTCCGCAGGCGGCATGAATCGCGCCCAGGGCGATGCCATGGGCATGCTCGGCACCGTGATGAACGGCCTTGCCATGCAGGACGCCCTCGATAAGCAGGGTATTGACTCTGTGGTGATGTCTGCCATCCGCATGGAACCGGTCTGTGAGTTCTTCGACCGCCGCAAGGCCCTCAAACTCCTTTCCGCTGGTTCTGTGGTCATCTTCTCCGCCGGTACGGGTAACCCGTTCTTTACAACGGACAGCTGCGCCGCCCTTCGCGCCATCGAAAGCGAATGTGACGTCATCATGAAGGCTACCAAGGTCGATGGCATCTATACGGCCGACCCGGTCAAGGACCCGACGGCAACCCGCTTCGACGACATCAGCTACAAGGAAGTCATTTCCCGCGGTCTTAAGGTGATGGATACGGCAGCCGTTGCCCTCTGCATGGAAAACGACATGCCCATCTTCGTGTTCAAGATGGAAAAGGGCAACCTCACGCGTGCCGCTATCGAAGGCGACCTCGGCACGCTGGTCCACTGCTAG
- a CDS encoding acyl-CoA dehydrogenase family protein → MANFYTDHPEIKFNLESSPLMQRIVELKENGYADKDSFDYAPEDYADAIDSYNRVLEVAGDITANTVFPNSEDVDAEGPHCENGRVRYASKTYENLEATRKAGLNGVTMPRRFGGLNFPITAYTAINEMIASADAGFENIWSLQDCIETLYEFGDEDQRSRFIPRVCAGETMSMDLTEPDAGSDLQRVMLKATYSEEDKCWYLNGVKRFITNGDSDIHLVLARSEEGTHDGRGLSMFIYDKRDGGVNVRRIENKLGIHGSPTCELVYKNAKAELCGRRKFGLIKYVMALMNGARLGIAAQSVGISQMAYNEALAYAKDRKQFGQAIVNFPAVYEMISNIKARLDAGRALLYQTARYVDIYKGLEDIERTRKLSDEEKAELKLYQKLASACTPLAKGMNSEYANLNAYDSIQVHGGSGYMLEYACQRLYRDARITSIYEGTTQLQTVAALPHINTGTYSQMLEELEAGEVAAEYESLKARAKAMDAKFNEAIETVKAANNNEFTDLCSRHLYELAANCVMSQLMLRDATKAPELFEKSMKVYLNLAEAEVAKHYNFVKSVNVESMESYRKA, encoded by the coding sequence ATGGCGAATTTTTACACAGACCATCCAGAGATTAAGTTCAACCTTGAAAGTTCTCCTCTGATGCAGCGCATCGTGGAGCTCAAGGAAAACGGCTACGCCGACAAGGACAGCTTTGACTATGCGCCGGAAGACTACGCCGACGCGATAGACAGCTACAACCGCGTGCTCGAAGTCGCAGGCGACATCACCGCGAACACCGTGTTCCCGAACTCGGAAGACGTGGACGCCGAAGGCCCGCACTGCGAAAACGGCCGCGTGCGTTACGCAAGCAAGACCTACGAGAACCTGGAAGCCACCCGCAAGGCTGGCCTCAATGGCGTGACCATGCCGCGCCGCTTCGGCGGCCTGAACTTCCCGATTACCGCCTACACGGCCATCAACGAAATGATCGCCTCCGCGGACGCCGGTTTCGAGAACATTTGGTCCCTGCAGGACTGCATCGAGACCTTGTATGAATTCGGCGACGAGGACCAGCGTTCCCGCTTTATCCCGCGCGTGTGCGCCGGCGAGACGATGTCTATGGACCTGACCGAACCCGATGCCGGTTCCGACCTGCAGCGCGTGATGCTCAAGGCCACCTACAGCGAAGAAGACAAGTGCTGGTACCTGAACGGTGTCAAGCGCTTCATCACGAACGGCGACAGCGACATCCACCTGGTGCTCGCCCGCTCCGAAGAAGGCACCCATGACGGCCGCGGCCTTTCCATGTTCATCTACGACAAGCGCGACGGTGGCGTGAACGTGCGCCGCATCGAGAACAAGCTCGGCATCCACGGAAGCCCGACCTGCGAACTTGTCTATAAGAACGCAAAGGCGGAACTCTGTGGCCGCCGCAAGTTCGGCCTCATCAAGTACGTGATGGCCCTCATGAACGGCGCCCGCCTGGGCATTGCCGCACAGTCCGTGGGCATCAGCCAGATGGCATACAACGAAGCTCTCGCCTATGCCAAGGACCGTAAGCAGTTCGGCCAGGCCATCGTGAACTTCCCAGCTGTCTACGAGATGATTTCCAACATCAAGGCACGCCTCGACGCAGGCCGCGCACTCCTGTACCAGACAGCCCGCTATGTAGATATCTATAAGGGCCTCGAGGACATCGAGCGCACCCGCAAGCTCTCCGACGAGGAGAAGGCTGAACTCAAGCTGTACCAGAAACTCGCTTCAGCTTGCACGCCGCTTGCGAAGGGCATGAACTCCGAATACGCGAACCTGAACGCCTACGACAGCATCCAGGTTCACGGCGGTTCGGGCTACATGCTCGAATACGCTTGCCAGCGCCTCTACCGCGACGCTCGCATCACCTCCATTTACGAAGGCACGACGCAGTTGCAGACCGTTGCAGCACTCCCGCACATCAACACCGGAACCTACAGCCAGATGCTCGAGGAACTGGAAGCGGGCGAAGTGGCCGCCGAATACGAGAGCCTCAAGGCCCGCGCGAAGGCCATGGACGCGAAGTTCAACGAAGCTATCGAAACTGTGAAGGCCGCGAACAACAACGAGTTCACCGACCTTTGCAGCCGTCACTTGTACGAACTCGCCGCCAACTGCGTGATGAGCCAGCTCATGCTCCGCGACGCCACCAAGGCACCGGAACTGTTCGAAAAGAGCATGAAGGTGTACCTGAACCTCGCCGAAGCCGAAGTCGCCAAGCACTACAACTTCGTGAAGAGCGTGAACGTGGAAAGCATGGAGAGCTACAGGAAGGCGTAA
- a CDS encoding 1-deoxy-D-xylulose-5-phosphate reductoisomerase translates to MKNVVLLGATGSIGTSSVDVILQHSDIFNLYAVAANSSVAKVAEIVRKFKVERVCMFDPNAAKELEKELGMKVLAGMEGLCELAADPKADIIINALMGAVGCLPTITAIEHGKHVALANKETMVMAGPVIWDKLAENPKSFITPIDSEHSAIFQCLSGRPEKEVEFLEITASGGPFREWPIEKFEQITVADALNHPVWSMGKKITIDSASMMNKGLEVLEAHFLFHIPYEQIKVVVHPQSMVHSLVQFRDGSLMAQLGAPDMRIPIQVALTWPDRLPLETKRLDLPTLAKLTFFEPDFNKFRCLALAFEAGRRGGIVPSMMNAANEVLVDAFLKGNLKFTDIPRHVETIMAGAPNVTGHLTLDQVLEADAEARRLTEALIK, encoded by the coding sequence ATGAAAAATGTCGTTCTTCTCGGAGCAACCGGTTCTATCGGAACTTCTAGCGTAGATGTCATCTTGCAGCATTCCGACATCTTCAATCTGTATGCGGTTGCCGCAAACAGCAGTGTCGCGAAGGTGGCCGAAATCGTGCGCAAGTTCAAGGTGGAACGCGTATGCATGTTCGACCCGAACGCCGCGAAGGAACTTGAAAAAGAACTTGGCATGAAGGTGCTTGCCGGCATGGAAGGCCTGTGCGAACTTGCTGCCGACCCGAAGGCTGACATCATTATCAACGCCCTGATGGGTGCGGTGGGCTGCCTCCCGACCATTACCGCCATCGAGCACGGCAAGCATGTGGCGCTTGCGAACAAGGAGACGATGGTCATGGCGGGTCCCGTCATCTGGGACAAGCTTGCGGAAAACCCGAAGTCGTTCATTACGCCGATCGATTCCGAGCACAGCGCCATTTTCCAGTGCCTTTCCGGCCGCCCCGAAAAGGAAGTGGAATTCCTCGAGATTACGGCTTCCGGCGGACCTTTCCGCGAATGGCCTATTGAGAAGTTCGAGCAGATAACCGTGGCCGATGCTTTGAACCATCCGGTGTGGAGCATGGGCAAGAAGATTACCATCGATTCTGCCTCGATGATGAACAAGGGTCTCGAAGTGCTCGAAGCACACTTTTTGTTTCACATTCCGTACGAGCAGATCAAGGTGGTCGTTCACCCGCAGTCGATGGTGCATTCGCTGGTGCAGTTCCGCGATGGTTCCCTCATGGCTCAGCTCGGCGCGCCCGACATGCGCATTCCTATCCAGGTGGCGCTCACGTGGCCCGACCGCCTGCCGCTCGAGACCAAGCGCCTCGACCTGCCGACGCTCGCGAAACTTACCTTCTTCGAGCCGGACTTCAACAAGTTCCGTTGCCTCGCCCTCGCGTTCGAGGCGGGCCGCCGTGGCGGTATCGTCCCCTCGATGATGAACGCCGCGAACGAGGTTCTCGTTGACGCCTTCCTCAAGGGCAACCTCAAGTTCACCGACATCCCGCGCCATGTGGAAACCATCATGGCGGGAGCCCCGAACGTGACCGGCCACCTGACGCTCGACCAGGTGCTTGAGGCTGACGCCGAGGCCCGCAGGCTCACCGAAGCGCTGATAAAGTAA